In Promicromonospora sukumoe, the following proteins share a genomic window:
- a CDS encoding DUF3488 and transglutaminase-like domain-containing protein, producing the protein MSDENTRGNLPAGAPAQGNQPPYGTGTGYRTGTGRGTTRRKEREQPRALTRFALVDAAALVVMLGAVAVGFGPVWGSLGYLLPTVGGIVVGLAVAWVGAWRRFPAVVVTALAVLAYVLFGGALALPHTSIAGVVPTLDTLRELLLGSVQGWKQFITTVPPMRSFPDLGVVPFLLMLVVALVAGTIAWRAKHAVWAVVPVVVGLVGVILLGTLDAAMPVVQGLVIAIAALLWGAVRVMEARVGTHSITTEASREATRRLRWHRVRTGAVILGAAALVAGFVAPVIMPEQPRTVLRETIVPPLDVHQFTSPLVAFRHYAKDAREDELFTVSDLPEDGRIRLATLDRYDGVVYDASGDGGDTGVYTRVGEEIATASEGTPTPIDVEVTGYSGVWVPEIGNLTGVEWLGGNAEAQTDGTYYNSTTSTAITTAGIKPGDTYRLNVLMPETPDEDTLKKGTILDADLPETETTAMPAGLPAKALQFTGEETDPATKLFLIRDGLQASGVLSSGLDGEVPSRPGHSAERVDTLVEEEKMVGDDEQFAVALALMARQAGIPARVVMGFYPDKDSEYEEGEPWTVLGSDVHAWIEVPYKGYGWVPVDAVPDEKPQIQPEPKSEQVPKPPVLQDPEPPEEPDKAKAGSVEDDEKDDADNDLFDWGLLGLILLAVGIPLLLIVGPIVAILAYKARRRTARRTADQPADQISGGWHEVVDVVTDIGTTVPPGATRRESAGVIVGAHQVPATLTLAHRADASVFGRGEPTQAEVDSFWAEVDALVGGLRSNLSKRRRVRAALSLRSVWARVGGRRGILAALGGLGSRRKKESR; encoded by the coding sequence ATGAGTGACGAGAACACCCGCGGCAACCTCCCGGCGGGCGCGCCGGCGCAGGGCAACCAGCCGCCCTACGGCACCGGTACCGGGTACCGGACCGGCACGGGCCGGGGCACCACCCGCCGCAAGGAGCGCGAGCAGCCGCGCGCGCTGACCAGGTTCGCCCTGGTCGACGCCGCCGCGCTGGTCGTGATGCTCGGCGCGGTGGCCGTCGGCTTCGGCCCCGTCTGGGGCTCCCTCGGCTACCTGCTGCCCACCGTCGGCGGCATCGTCGTCGGCCTGGCCGTGGCCTGGGTGGGCGCCTGGCGGCGCTTCCCCGCCGTCGTCGTGACGGCGCTGGCCGTGCTGGCCTACGTGCTGTTCGGCGGCGCGCTGGCCCTGCCGCACACGTCGATCGCGGGCGTCGTGCCGACCCTGGACACGCTGCGCGAGCTGCTGCTCGGCTCGGTGCAGGGCTGGAAGCAGTTCATCACCACCGTGCCCCCCATGCGGTCGTTCCCCGACCTCGGGGTGGTCCCGTTCCTGCTGATGCTCGTCGTCGCGCTCGTGGCGGGCACCATCGCCTGGCGCGCGAAGCACGCGGTCTGGGCCGTGGTGCCGGTCGTCGTCGGCCTGGTCGGTGTGATCCTGCTGGGCACGCTCGACGCCGCGATGCCCGTCGTGCAGGGCCTCGTGATCGCCATCGCCGCGCTCCTGTGGGGTGCGGTGCGGGTGATGGAGGCGCGCGTCGGCACGCACTCGATCACCACGGAGGCCAGCCGCGAGGCCACGCGCCGGCTGCGCTGGCACCGCGTCCGCACGGGCGCCGTCATCCTGGGCGCCGCGGCGCTGGTCGCCGGCTTCGTCGCGCCGGTCATCATGCCCGAGCAGCCCCGTACGGTGCTCCGCGAGACGATCGTCCCGCCGCTGGACGTCCACCAGTTCACCAGCCCGCTCGTGGCGTTCCGGCACTACGCCAAGGACGCCCGCGAGGACGAGCTGTTCACCGTCAGCGACCTGCCGGAGGACGGCCGCATCCGGCTCGCCACCCTCGACCGGTACGACGGCGTGGTCTACGACGCGTCCGGCGACGGCGGCGACACCGGCGTCTACACGCGGGTCGGCGAGGAGATCGCCACGGCCTCCGAGGGCACGCCGACGCCGATCGACGTCGAGGTCACGGGCTACAGCGGCGTCTGGGTGCCCGAGATCGGCAACCTGACCGGCGTGGAGTGGCTCGGCGGCAACGCCGAGGCCCAGACGGACGGCACCTACTACAACTCGACCACCAGCACCGCGATCACCACCGCGGGCATCAAGCCGGGCGACACGTACCGCCTGAACGTGCTGATGCCGGAGACGCCGGACGAGGACACCCTGAAGAAGGGCACGATCCTCGACGCCGACCTGCCGGAGACCGAGACGACCGCGATGCCGGCGGGCCTGCCCGCCAAGGCGCTGCAGTTCACGGGCGAGGAGACCGACCCCGCGACCAAGCTCTTCCTGATCCGCGATGGCCTCCAGGCGTCGGGCGTGCTCTCGAGCGGGCTCGACGGCGAGGTGCCGTCGCGCCCGGGCCACTCGGCCGAGCGTGTCGACACGCTCGTCGAGGAGGAGAAGATGGTGGGTGACGACGAGCAGTTCGCCGTCGCGCTCGCCCTCATGGCACGCCAGGCCGGCATCCCGGCCCGCGTGGTCATGGGCTTCTACCCGGACAAGGACAGCGAGTACGAGGAGGGCGAGCCCTGGACGGTGCTCGGCAGCGACGTGCACGCCTGGATCGAGGTGCCCTACAAGGGGTACGGCTGGGTCCCGGTCGACGCCGTCCCGGACGAGAAGCCGCAGATCCAGCCCGAGCCCAAGAGCGAGCAGGTACCCAAGCCGCCCGTGCTGCAGGACCCGGAGCCCCCGGAGGAGCCGGACAAGGCGAAGGCCGGCAGCGTGGAGGACGACGAGAAGGACGACGCCGACAACGACCTGTTCGACTGGGGTCTGCTCGGGCTCATCCTGCTCGCCGTCGGCATCCCGCTGCTGCTGATCGTCGGCCCGATCGTCGCGATCCTCGCGTACAAGGCCCGGCGACGGACGGCCCGGCGCACCGCCGACCAGCCCGCCGACCAGATCAGCGGTGGCTGGCACGAGGTGGTCGACGTCGTGACCGACATCGGGACGACCGTGCCGCCCGGCGCGACCCGGCGCGAGAGCGCCGGCGTGATCGTCGGAGCGCACCAGGTCCCCGCCACCCTCACGCTCGCGCACCGCGCGGACGCCTCGGTCTTCGGCCGGGGTGAGCCCACCCAGGCCGAGGTCGACTCGTTCTGGGCCGAGGTGGACGCGCTGGTGGGCGGGCTACGCTCCAACCTCAGCAAGCGACGGAGGGTGCGCGCGGCGTTGTCGCTGCGGTCCGTCTGGGCGCGTGTGGGCGGTCGTCGCGGAATCCTCGCGGCACTCGGGGGACTCGGGTCCCGGCGGAAGAAGGAGAGTCGATGA
- a CDS encoding RDD family protein, producing the protein MTDVVCAGCGSTQRAGAPFCAACGREFPRTGRPVAEPAQVPQGQVQQAAAAARGGSGSVPMVESRPPITTEVEVYTATQIPAAGSVPPPLVAPYAGVGKRFVAWLIDGAIAGVLIGIVAGIGISFIDVPSGLVVVSQEQAAEIAAQMMRVYLLGGLVGFAFQLSMWIWESRTGRTIGNSAMGLRTLSAEDRAPIGFVREILRVLVLAAGSLVLGVGQIVVLLSPLWDKGGKVQGWHDKAARSVVVDVRAPQVAGTGLTPVAAGPRAPGKPAVRPTTPAAPASSPYGQVPPLSPAAPQAPAQPAVAAPDPWAFPQAPAQGAPAAGGDGLITGIPGSAPSAPPAQQAPVQQQPPSQPVQQQPYQQPAAQQPQQPVQQQPYQQQPAPQQPSVQQPAPQQPESAWPARTWPVQQEQAPQQEQPAQQQAPAALPPQQHPESRPTRGVGHPQNGAPAQPAPAAPPAQAALPPQRDEVSDATRMQAPVLEPAAVVTVTVELESGERRVIDGPALVGRNPQAADGSSYILVRVEDPTRSVSKNHAELGVDSAGLWLTDRGSTNGTVVSAPGRSPQVAEPGARVRVPVGATIHVGDRRLVVHAAEPRA; encoded by the coding sequence ATGACGGACGTGGTCTGCGCGGGTTGCGGGTCGACCCAGCGAGCGGGTGCGCCCTTCTGCGCGGCCTGCGGACGGGAGTTCCCGCGTACGGGACGGCCCGTCGCGGAGCCGGCCCAGGTGCCGCAGGGACAGGTGCAGCAGGCGGCCGCCGCCGCGCGGGGCGGCTCGGGCTCGGTGCCGATGGTGGAGAGCCGGCCGCCGATCACCACCGAGGTGGAGGTCTACACGGCGACGCAGATTCCCGCGGCGGGGTCAGTGCCGCCGCCGCTGGTCGCGCCCTACGCGGGTGTCGGCAAGCGGTTCGTGGCGTGGCTGATCGACGGCGCCATCGCCGGCGTGCTGATCGGCATCGTGGCGGGCATCGGCATCTCGTTCATCGACGTCCCCTCGGGCCTCGTGGTCGTGTCCCAGGAGCAGGCGGCAGAGATCGCCGCCCAGATGATGCGGGTCTACCTGCTCGGGGGCCTGGTCGGGTTCGCCTTCCAGCTCTCCATGTGGATCTGGGAGTCCCGGACCGGCCGCACCATCGGCAACTCCGCGATGGGCCTGCGCACGCTGTCGGCCGAGGACCGGGCCCCGATCGGGTTCGTCCGCGAGATCCTCCGCGTGCTCGTGCTCGCGGCCGGCTCCCTCGTGCTCGGCGTCGGCCAGATCGTGGTGCTGCTCAGCCCCCTGTGGGACAAGGGCGGCAAGGTCCAGGGCTGGCACGACAAGGCGGCCCGGTCCGTCGTGGTCGACGTCCGCGCCCCGCAGGTCGCGGGCACCGGGCTGACCCCGGTGGCGGCCGGTCCGCGCGCCCCGGGCAAGCCCGCGGTGCGGCCGACGACGCCCGCGGCCCCCGCATCGAGCCCGTACGGCCAGGTGCCGCCGCTGTCGCCCGCGGCCCCGCAGGCCCCGGCGCAGCCCGCCGTGGCGGCGCCGGACCCGTGGGCGTTCCCGCAGGCACCCGCCCAGGGGGCTCCCGCGGCGGGCGGCGACGGCCTCATCACCGGTATCCCGGGCAGCGCGCCGAGCGCGCCGCCCGCGCAGCAGGCACCGGTCCAGCAGCAGCCGCCTTCGCAGCCGGTGCAGCAGCAGCCGTACCAGCAGCCGGCGGCGCAGCAGCCGCAGCAGCCGGTCCAGCAGCAGCCCTACCAGCAGCAGCCCGCGCCCCAGCAGCCGTCGGTCCAGCAGCCCGCGCCGCAGCAGCCCGAGTCGGCCTGGCCGGCCCGGACCTGGCCGGTGCAGCAGGAGCAGGCCCCGCAGCAGGAGCAGCCCGCGCAGCAGCAGGCTCCGGCCGCCCTGCCGCCGCAGCAGCACCCGGAGTCCCGCCCGACGCGCGGCGTCGGCCACCCGCAGAACGGTGCCCCGGCGCAGCCCGCCCCGGCCGCGCCGCCCGCGCAGGCGGCCCTGCCGCCGCAGCGGGACGAGGTCTCGGACGCCACACGGATGCAGGCCCCGGTCCTGGAGCCCGCCGCCGTCGTCACCGTGACCGTCGAGCTGGAGTCGGGGGAGCGCCGGGTCATCGACGGGCCCGCCCTGGTGGGCCGCAACCCGCAGGCCGCCGACGGTTCGTCGTACATCCTCGTGCGGGTGGAGGACCCGACCCGGTCGGTGTCCAAGAACCACGCCGAGCTGGGCGTCGACTCCGCCGGGCTGTGGCTGACCGACCGCGGGTCCACGAACGGCACCGTCGTCTCGGCGCCGGGCCGCTCGCCGCAGGTCGCGGAGCCGGGCGCCCGGGTCCGGGTGCCGGTGGGCGCGACCATCCACGTCGGGGACCGCCGTCTGGTCGTGCACGCCGCCGAGCCCCGGGCATGA
- a CDS encoding PP2C family protein-serine/threonine phosphatase: MTHQEQGLTTIWGAASHQGRRRSLNEDGYLATGRVFFVADGMGGHEAGEVASAEALAALSGLADVEQVEPALVEAFLEIAQQRVRAIETDSGNAPGTTLTGVLVDEREDVPYWLFVNVGDSRTYLLSGGVLAQVSVDHSEVQELVDAGAITMDQARSHPRRNVITRALGAQDDVRADFRYIPVTLHDRVLICSDGLTGELTDDQIKSILLEQPDPERAAGHLVNAAIQAGGRDNITVVVVDVTGVEDETIGSSTAPRAGAEPDEDTLPREEHAARSQGV, translated from the coding sequence ATGACCCACCAGGAGCAGGGGCTGACGACGATCTGGGGTGCGGCATCGCACCAGGGTCGTCGTCGGTCGCTCAACGAGGACGGATACCTGGCGACCGGCCGGGTGTTCTTCGTGGCCGACGGCATGGGCGGGCACGAGGCGGGCGAGGTGGCCAGCGCGGAGGCGCTGGCCGCGCTCAGCGGGCTCGCCGACGTCGAGCAGGTGGAGCCGGCCCTGGTCGAGGCGTTCCTCGAGATCGCCCAGCAGCGGGTCCGCGCCATCGAGACGGACTCGGGCAACGCGCCCGGCACCACGCTCACGGGCGTGCTGGTGGACGAGCGCGAGGACGTGCCGTACTGGCTCTTCGTGAACGTCGGGGACTCGCGTACCTACCTGCTCTCGGGCGGGGTGCTCGCGCAGGTGAGCGTGGACCACTCCGAGGTGCAGGAGCTCGTGGACGCGGGCGCGATCACGATGGACCAGGCCCGCAGCCACCCGCGGCGGAACGTCATCACCCGGGCGCTGGGCGCCCAGGACGACGTCCGGGCCGACTTCCGGTACATCCCGGTCACGCTGCACGACCGCGTGCTGATCTGCTCGGACGGCCTCACGGGGGAGCTGACCGACGACCAGATCAAGTCGATCCTGCTGGAGCAGCCCGACCCGGAGCGCGCCGCCGGCCACCTGGTCAACGCGGCGATTCAGGCCGGGGGCCGGGACAACATCACCGTCGTCGTGGTCGACGTGACCGGCGTCGAGGACGAGACCATAGGGTCGTCGACAGCACCACGGGCGGGGGCGGAGCCTGACGAGGACACCCTGCCGCGAGAAGAGCACGCAGCAAGAAGCCAGGGGGTCTGA
- a CDS encoding FHA domain-containing protein, producing the protein MTVHYSEGSARAVVRNGTVVVLPGHAPAGVVDALWTALDGPDGGVAATLAVLAAGGLAETPPFAVVSLSGGEPATAAHVAVRGTGVKVVVSAEGAGGPVEVTGAGVVTWSERVVDGPTSFAVTTDEAPADEEFPVQSAVVRASALRRTLVDVPEVPDVPVAPVEAPAAATAAGPAPVRGVPVFGFGGQPSGETIVPGALDAPTPGAGAGAKPEPAAKPAPDAEPVPDAAPEPAPLLGLGTVPAAGKGTEVDEATQFGSDDDYGHLFGDTVMRRVEDAAVRQGEDDDEAEEEQVEAAPAPPPVPSPPPVPDPPREPEPAPDALISGVPGGWSGLSGAPAPAPGVTPGAAQRAASVGDAPSSEAAPVEPEDHDGQTMMSSDIAALRKAAGAVVPKFSVGILPGALQILGLPCPDGHPNPPTNDRCRTCGAELSGDAELVSRPSLGQMLVTGGVQPGIGGPQVVELDRPVIVGRRPRTNNASADRTPRLVTVASPDQDISRSHVEITLEEWHVLVADLATTNGTTLLRPGQQPRRLHPNEKVIVVDGDVVDLGDGATLTFEGIW; encoded by the coding sequence ATGACGGTGCACTACAGCGAGGGTTCCGCGCGGGCGGTGGTCCGGAACGGCACGGTCGTCGTGCTGCCGGGCCACGCCCCCGCGGGCGTCGTCGACGCGCTCTGGACCGCGCTCGACGGGCCGGACGGCGGGGTCGCCGCGACGCTCGCGGTCCTGGCCGCGGGCGGCCTGGCGGAGACGCCGCCGTTCGCCGTCGTGTCCCTGTCCGGCGGTGAGCCGGCCACGGCCGCGCACGTCGCCGTGCGCGGGACCGGCGTCAAGGTCGTGGTGAGCGCGGAGGGCGCGGGCGGCCCGGTCGAGGTGACCGGGGCCGGCGTCGTCACGTGGTCGGAGCGGGTCGTGGACGGCCCGACGTCGTTCGCGGTCACCACCGACGAGGCGCCCGCCGACGAGGAGTTCCCGGTGCAGTCCGCCGTCGTCCGGGCGAGCGCGCTGCGCCGCACCCTGGTCGACGTGCCGGAGGTGCCGGACGTCCCGGTGGCCCCGGTCGAGGCCCCGGCGGCGGCCACCGCCGCCGGCCCCGCGCCCGTGCGGGGCGTGCCGGTCTTCGGGTTCGGCGGGCAGCCGTCCGGCGAGACGATCGTGCCCGGCGCGCTCGACGCGCCCACGCCGGGTGCGGGAGCCGGCGCGAAGCCGGAGCCCGCCGCGAAGCCCGCCCCGGACGCCGAGCCCGTCCCGGACGCCGCCCCCGAGCCCGCGCCGCTGCTCGGCCTGGGCACGGTGCCCGCCGCCGGGAAGGGCACCGAGGTCGACGAGGCCACCCAGTTCGGCTCCGACGACGACTACGGCCACCTCTTCGGCGACACGGTGATGCGCCGGGTCGAGGACGCCGCGGTGCGGCAGGGCGAGGACGACGACGAGGCCGAGGAGGAGCAGGTCGAGGCCGCGCCGGCCCCGCCGCCCGTGCCGTCGCCCCCGCCGGTGCCGGACCCGCCGCGTGAGCCGGAGCCGGCCCCGGACGCCCTGATCTCCGGCGTGCCGGGCGGCTGGTCCGGCCTGTCCGGGGCGCCCGCGCCCGCGCCGGGCGTGACCCCGGGCGCCGCGCAGCGCGCCGCCTCGGTGGGCGACGCCCCGTCGTCCGAGGCCGCTCCGGTGGAGCCGGAGGACCACGACGGGCAGACCATGATGTCGTCGGACATCGCCGCGCTCCGCAAGGCCGCCGGCGCCGTCGTGCCCAAGTTCTCGGTGGGCATCCTGCCGGGCGCCCTGCAGATCCTCGGCCTGCCGTGCCCGGACGGGCACCCCAACCCGCCGACCAACGACCGCTGCCGCACCTGCGGCGCGGAGCTCAGCGGCGACGCCGAGCTGGTGTCGCGCCCGTCGCTCGGGCAGATGCTCGTCACGGGCGGCGTGCAGCCGGGGATCGGCGGGCCGCAGGTGGTCGAGCTGGACCGCCCGGTGATCGTCGGCCGGCGTCCGCGCACCAACAACGCCTCGGCGGACCGCACGCCGCGCCTGGTCACGGTGGCGAGCCCCGACCAGGACATCTCGCGCTCCCACGTGGAGATCACGCTCGAGGAGTGGCACGTCCTGGTCGCCGACCTCGCGACCACCAACGGGACCACGCTCCTGCGGCCGGGGCAGCAGCCCCGGCGCCTGCACCCGAACGAGAAGGTGATCGTGGTCGACGGCGACGTCGTGGACCTGGGCGACGGCGCGACCCTCACGTTCGAGGGCATCTGGTGA
- a CDS encoding serine/threonine-protein kinase, translated as MSSKRAPSAPPQIAGFEYKKLIGSGGFSDVFLYEQQRPKRLVAVKVLLKEHASDAQRVAFDSEADLMAILGNHPSIVTMYEASVAADGRPFLAMEYCSRPNLGARYRSERFSLAEALRTTIQIAGAVETAHRLGILHRDLKPANILVTQFGHPALTDFGISSTVDQASAAEGMSIPWSPPESFGDPPVAGKTTDVWALAATCYTLLAGRTPFEVPGGSNTSADLVARIEQAPLPPIGRNDVPPSLEQVLRIAMAKHPSSRYPSVLAFARALQQVQVGLARDMTPIDLLDETGAVAEEEEDDDGTRLKNVTAIDPGQLPAPGTAPGGGAGTSSGGFGPPPQGTSGWAPQGGTATGARTTVPAVDLPVASLGWNAPAVEETVHRTRAPEAPEESPVEAEPEKSSPWATVALIAGAVVLVAVIVVGWFALRPGAEDPEEPGQTQTVAGDPPPAPGAGYVPPVQDLAGKAQGDEAVFSWKPPKTQVEGDEYGYRVLSATEESRYEAAVGTSVTVDRLEGERTCLEVVVVRSGKASQQPQQACVELG; from the coding sequence GTGAGCAGCAAGCGTGCGCCGTCCGCGCCGCCCCAGATCGCAGGGTTCGAGTACAAGAAGCTGATCGGTTCGGGCGGCTTCTCCGACGTCTTCCTGTACGAGCAGCAGCGCCCCAAGCGTCTGGTCGCCGTCAAGGTGCTCCTCAAGGAGCACGCGAGCGACGCGCAGCGCGTGGCGTTCGACTCCGAGGCCGACCTGATGGCGATCCTGGGCAACCACCCCTCGATCGTGACGATGTACGAGGCGAGCGTCGCCGCCGACGGCCGCCCCTTCCTGGCCATGGAGTACTGCTCGCGCCCCAACCTGGGCGCGCGGTACCGGTCGGAGCGCTTCTCGCTGGCCGAGGCCCTGCGCACGACGATCCAGATCGCCGGCGCGGTCGAGACCGCCCATCGGCTCGGCATCCTGCACCGCGACCTGAAGCCCGCCAACATCCTGGTGACGCAGTTCGGGCACCCGGCGCTGACCGACTTCGGCATCTCGTCGACGGTCGACCAGGCCTCGGCCGCCGAGGGCATGTCGATCCCGTGGTCGCCGCCCGAGTCGTTCGGCGACCCGCCGGTCGCGGGCAAGACGACGGACGTCTGGGCGCTGGCCGCCACCTGCTACACGCTGCTCGCCGGGCGCACGCCGTTCGAGGTGCCGGGCGGCTCCAACACGTCGGCCGACCTGGTGGCGCGGATCGAGCAGGCACCGCTGCCCCCCATCGGGCGCAACGACGTGCCGCCGTCGCTGGAGCAGGTGCTCCGCATCGCGATGGCCAAGCACCCGTCGTCGCGGTACCCGTCGGTGCTGGCGTTCGCCCGCGCGCTGCAGCAGGTCCAGGTGGGCCTGGCGCGCGACATGACCCCCATCGACCTCCTCGACGAGACCGGTGCGGTCGCGGAGGAGGAAGAGGACGACGACGGCACGCGGCTGAAGAACGTCACGGCGATCGACCCGGGGCAGCTCCCTGCCCCCGGGACGGCGCCGGGCGGCGGCGCGGGCACCTCGTCGGGCGGCTTCGGGCCGCCCCCGCAGGGCACGTCCGGCTGGGCGCCCCAGGGCGGCACCGCGACCGGGGCGCGAACCACCGTGCCCGCCGTCGACCTGCCGGTGGCCTCGCTCGGGTGGAACGCGCCGGCCGTCGAGGAGACGGTCCACCGGACGCGTGCCCCCGAGGCGCCCGAGGAGTCGCCGGTCGAGGCCGAGCCGGAGAAGTCGTCGCCTTGGGCCACGGTCGCGCTGATCGCCGGCGCGGTGGTCCTGGTGGCCGTGATCGTCGTGGGCTGGTTCGCGCTGCGGCCCGGCGCGGAGGACCCCGAGGAGCCGGGCCAGACGCAGACGGTCGCGGGCGACCCGCCGCCCGCGCCGGGCGCGGGCTACGTGCCCCCGGTCCAGGACCTGGCGGGCAAGGCGCAGGGCGACGAGGCGGTCTTCTCCTGGAAGCCCCCAAAAACCCAGGTGGAGGGCGACGAGTACGGGTACCGTGTCCTGTCGGCCACCGAGGAGAGCCGTTACGAGGCCGCTGTGGGAACCTCCGTGACGGTGGACCGGCTCGAGGGCGAGCGGACGTGCCTCGAGGTCGTCGTGGTGCGCTCCGGGAAGGCTTCGCAGCAGCCGCAGCAGGCGTGCGTCGAGCTGGGCTGA